Proteins from one Triticum aestivum cultivar Chinese Spring chromosome 7A, IWGSC CS RefSeq v2.1, whole genome shotgun sequence genomic window:
- the LOC123149222 gene encoding ureide permease 1: MYLVKDIGGAIGLMAAALVLLGTWPVVLAVLERRGRLPQHTYLDYSITNFLAAVLIALTFGQIGGDTPETPNFLTQLTRPQDYWPSIMFALAGGVVITLGTVATQYGWAYVGLSVTEVMASSLKVVIGTTLNYFLDGRINRAEVLFPGVGCFLIAACLGSLVHSSNAADNQEKLSNSRNYSAGNTAKEDLTQHLVQEEEEPKDCEEALPNNKAVEKAEAGTADFLIDLEDKRSIKVLGSNTLVGLAIVTFAGVCYSLFAPAFNLATNDQWHTLRDGLPHLVVYTAYFYFCLSSLVVGVALNVWCLYRPMAGVPRSTLRAYAGDREGRGLALLAGLVSGLGNAFTFMAGQAAGYAAADSVQALPLVSTFWGVVLFGEYRRSSRRTYTLLGSMLFMFVVAMAVLMASSAHRKPL, from the exons ATGTATCTGGTGAAGGACATCGGCGGCGCCATCGGCCTGATGGCGGCGGCCTTGGTGCTCCTGGGCACCTGGCCGGTCGTCCTCGCCGTGCTGGAGCGCCGGGGTCGGCTGCCGCAGCACACGTACCTGGACTACTCCATAACCAACTTCCTGGCCGCCGTGCTGATCGCTCTCACATTCGGCCAGATCGGTGGCGACACGCCGGAGACGCCCAATTTCCTCACTCAGCTCACCCGGCCCCAG GACTACTGGCCGTCGATCATGTTTGCGCTGGCGGGCGGCGTGGTGATCACCCTCGGAACCGTGGCTACACAGTACGGCTGGGCATACGTCGGGCTTTCAGTCACCGAGGTCATGGCCTCAAGTCTCAAGGTTGTCATAG GGACAACACTGAACTATTTTCTGGACGGCCGGATCAACAGGGCAGAGGTTCTCTTCCCCGGCGTCGGATGCTTTCTGATTGCAGCCTGCCTGGGCTCACTTGTTCACTCCTCCAATGCTGCTGACAACCAGGAGAAGCTATCAAACTCCAGAAACTACTCTGCTGG GAACACTGCAAAGGAAGATCTCACCCAACACCTTGTTCAAGAAGAAG AGGAACCAAAGGATTGTGAAGAAGCACTACCAAATAATAAGGCTGTGGAGAAAGCCGAGGCAGGAACAGCAGATTTCCTCATCGATCTGGAGGACAAGAGATCAATCAAGGTTCTTGGATCCAACACGCTGGTGGGGCTGGCGATCGTGACGTTCGCGGGGGTGTGCTACTCGCTGTTCGCGCCGgcgttcaacctggcgaccaacgACCAGTGGCACACGCTGCGCGACGGCCTGCCGCACCTCGTGGTCTACACCGCCTACTTCTACTTCTGCCTCTCCTCCCTCGTCGTCGGCGTGGCGCTCAACGTCTGGTGCCTCTACCGCCCCATGGCCGGCGTGCCGCGGTCGACGCTGCGGGCGTACGCCGGCGAccgggaggggagggggctggcgCTGCTGGCGGGGCTGGTGTCCGGGCTGGGCAACGCGTTCACGTTCATGGCCGGGCAGGCGGCCGGGTACGCGGCGGCGGACTCCGTGCAGGCGCTGCCGCTGGTGAGCACCTTCTGGGGCGTGGTGCTGTTCGGGGAGTACCGGAGGTCGTCGCGGAGGACCTACACGCTGCTGGGGAGCATGCTCTTCATGTTCGTCGTCGCCATGGCCGTGCTCATGGCCTCCTCCGCGCACAGGAAGCCGCTCTGA
- the LOC123149223 gene encoding ureide permease 1, whose translation MYLVKDIGGAIGLMAAALVLLGTWPVVLAVLERRGRLPQHTYLDYSITNFLAAVLIALTFGQIGGDTPETPNFLTQLAQTQDYWPSIMFALAGGVVITLGTVATQYGWAYVGLSVTEVMASSLKVVIGTTLNYFLDGRINRAEVLFPGVGCFLIAACLGSLVHSSNAADNQEKLSNSRNYSAGNTAKEDLTQHLVQEEEEPKDCEEALPNNKAVEKAEAGTADFLIDLEDKRSIKVLGSNTLVGLAIVTFAGVCYSLFAPAFNLATNDQWHTLRDGLPHLVVYTAYFYFCLSSLVVGVALNVWCLYRPMAGVPRSTLRAYAGDREGRGLALLAGLVSGLGNAFTFMAGQAAGYAAADSVQALPLVSTFWGVVLFGEYRRSSRRTYTLLGSMLFMFVVAMTVLMASSAHRKPL comes from the exons ATGTATCTGGTGAAGGACATCGGCGGGGCCATCGGGCTGATGGCGGCGGCCCTGGTGCTCCTGGGCACCTGGCCGGTCGTGCTCGCCGTGCTGGAGCGCCGGGGCCGGCTGCCGCAGCACACGTACCTGGACTACTCCATCACCAACTTCCTGGCCGCCGTGCTGATCGCCCTCACATTCGGCCAGATCGGCGGCGACACGCCGGAGACGCCCAATTTCCTCACTCAGCTCGCCCAGACCCAG GACTACTGGCCGTCGATCATGTTTGCGCTGGCGGGCGGCGTGGTGATCACCCTCGGAACCGTGGCTACACAGTACGGCTGGGCATACGTCGGGCTTTCGGTCACCGAGGTCATGGCCTCAAGTCTCAAGGTTGTCATAG GGACAACACTGAACTATTTTCTGGACGGCCGGATCAACAGGGCAGAGGTTCTCTTCCCCGGCGTCGGATGCTTTCTGATTGCAGCCTGCCTGGGCTCACTTGTTCACTCCTCCAATGCTGCTGACAACCAGGAGAAGCTATCAAACTCCAGAAACTACTCTGCTGG GAACACTGCAAAGGAAGATCTCACCCAACACCTTGTTCAAGAAGAAG AGGAACCAAAGGATTGTGAAGAAGCACTACCAAATAATAAGGCTGTGGAGAAAGCCGAGGCAGGAACAGCAGATTTCCTCATCGATCTGGAGGACAAGAGATCAATCAAGGTTCTTGGATCCAACACGCTGGTGGGGCTGGCGATCGTGACGTTCGCGGGGGTGTGCTACTCGCTGTTCGCGCCGgcgttcaacctggcgaccaacgACCAGTGGCACACGCTGCGCGACGGCCTGCCGCACCTCGTGGTCTACACCGCCTACTTCTACTTCTGCCTCTCCTCCCTCGTCGTCGGCGTGGCGCTCAACGTCTGGTGCCTCTACCGCCCCATGGCCGGCGTGCCGCGGTCGACGCTGCGGGCGTACGCCGGCGAccgggaggggagggggctggcgCTGCTGGCGGGGCTGGTGTCCGGGCTGGGCAACGCGTTCACGTTCATGGCCGGGCAGGCGGCCGGGTACGCGGCGGCGGACTCCGTGCAGGCGCTGCCGCTGGTGAGCACCTTCTGGGGCGTGGTGCTGTTCGGGGAGTACCGGAGGTCGTCGCGGAGGACCTACACGCTGCTGGGGAGCATGCTCTTCATGTTCGTCGTCGCCATGACCGTGCTCATGGCCTCCTCCGCGCACAGGAAGCCGCTCTGA